The proteins below are encoded in one region of Acidithiobacillus ferrooxidans ATCC 23270:
- the thrC gene encoding threonine synthase produces the protein MSRYTGIIDHYRAFLPLAPETPAVSLGEGNTPLIECINLPRQLGLDLRLFLKFEGLNPTGSFKDRGMAMAVTKAKEDGSEMVICASTGNTSAAAAAYAARAGMRAFVVIPEGKIALGKLSQAMMHGAMVLQIRGNFDAGMQIVQEVAANAPITLVNSVNPYRLQGQKTAAFEIIEALGEAPDYHALPVGNAGNITAHWMGYCEATDGRTDKSQPLTASCKFCNGTCSYGHGKAGKRPKMLGFQAAGSAPFIVGHYVKDPETIATAIRIGHPMSWDQAHRVQAESGGWFGSHSDAEILEAQRWLAQYEGVFCEPASATSVAGVVAEARAGKIEAGATVVCTLTGHGLKDPDTAIAQGGEVLTVDASLEAVQRAILDR, from the coding sequence ATGTCCCGTTATACCGGCATTATCGACCATTACCGCGCCTTCCTGCCCCTGGCTCCTGAAACCCCGGCGGTGAGCCTGGGTGAGGGCAATACGCCACTGATCGAGTGTATCAACCTGCCCCGCCAGCTTGGCCTCGATCTCCGCCTTTTCCTCAAATTTGAGGGCCTGAATCCCACCGGCTCCTTCAAGGACCGTGGTATGGCCATGGCGGTGACCAAGGCCAAGGAAGACGGCAGCGAGATGGTGATCTGCGCCTCCACCGGCAACACTTCGGCGGCAGCGGCGGCCTATGCGGCGCGGGCGGGAATGCGCGCCTTCGTGGTGATTCCGGAAGGCAAGATTGCCCTCGGCAAGCTCTCTCAGGCGATGATGCATGGTGCCATGGTGTTGCAGATTCGCGGCAACTTCGATGCGGGCATGCAGATCGTCCAGGAAGTGGCGGCCAATGCGCCGATTACCCTGGTGAATTCGGTTAACCCTTACCGCTTGCAGGGTCAGAAGACGGCGGCCTTCGAGATTATCGAAGCATTGGGTGAAGCGCCCGATTATCACGCCCTGCCCGTGGGGAATGCCGGCAATATCACCGCCCACTGGATGGGCTATTGTGAAGCCACCGATGGACGGACCGATAAGTCCCAGCCCTTGACCGCCTCCTGCAAGTTCTGTAATGGCACCTGTAGCTACGGTCACGGTAAGGCCGGAAAACGACCGAAGATGCTGGGTTTTCAGGCGGCAGGCAGTGCCCCCTTCATCGTCGGCCACTACGTGAAGGACCCCGAGACCATCGCCACGGCCATCCGTATCGGCCACCCCATGTCCTGGGATCAGGCGCATCGGGTGCAGGCGGAAAGCGGCGGCTGGTTTGGCAGTCATAGCGATGCCGAGATTCTGGAAGCGCAGCGCTGGCTGGCGCAATATGAGGGCGTTTTCTGCGAACCGGCCTCGGCGACTTCGGTGGCGGGGGTGGTTGCTGAGGCCCGCGCCGGAAAAATTGAAGCCGGTGCGACGGTAGTCTGTACTCTCACCGGGCATGGCCTGAAAGATCCCGATACCGCCATCGCTCAGGGTGGCGAAGTGCTCACCGTGGATGCCAGTCTGGAGGCGGTGCAGCGCGCCATCCTGGATCGCTGA
- a CDS encoding single-stranded-DNA-specific exonuclease RecJ: protein MAAEAVRIVDRPVAAAILRAALELGYTPLQARIIAGRLSDVDLANLPELLNLQLSGLTPPDLLPDIDIASECIVSAIKQGLPILLISDFDADGASAHAVLKFAFRDYFGVPEARIHSYIGHRLRDGYGVTETLTDRIIAEAPRPALIITADQGSTDHERIARLRDHGFTVIVTDHHGVPADGPPTAAMACVNPVREDSAFPDPYIAGVHVAWLLCCAVRRRLIQDGDLPASAPKLGGLLDLVALGTMADCVDLARSTNNKAIIARGLAIMNSPVARPAWQALYVATNCKGPITAATLAFSFAPVINARGRLDSALGSVDLLMSDSVPVAEGLALHFVEHNTERKAVQSNMLQRSAKQAAQQVRDGAAAITIFDPEGHAGVHGICAARLAESFGRPVAYFSPKAEGQHITASLRTVHGFHVRDALAEIAGRYPDDFVAWGGHAGAGGVTLKRDGLQRFAEAWAAIAASALRDQRAGPEIVTDGPLEVAPSFAVVEELAALEPFGRQWEPPVFRSHGRIEQVRPVGDGRHLKLVVKMDAMDYDAIWFGAVENGVCPVGVGQTVLMAYELDVNTFRDTTTLQLRIRHVALVSEGGVLNSLQGWPRHFP, encoded by the coding sequence ATGGCTGCGGAAGCCGTGCGCATTGTCGATCGTCCTGTGGCTGCGGCGATATTGCGCGCGGCTTTGGAACTCGGATACACCCCGCTCCAGGCTCGGATCATCGCCGGTAGATTGAGCGACGTCGATCTGGCGAATCTGCCGGAGTTGCTGAATCTGCAGTTGAGTGGCCTCACCCCGCCCGACCTGCTCCCCGATATCGACATCGCTTCTGAATGTATCGTCTCCGCCATAAAACAAGGGTTGCCCATCCTCCTGATTTCGGACTTCGATGCGGATGGCGCTTCGGCCCACGCGGTGCTGAAGTTTGCATTCCGGGATTATTTCGGCGTCCCGGAAGCACGGATTCACAGCTATATCGGACACCGTCTGCGGGATGGCTACGGCGTCACCGAAACCCTGACCGATCGCATCATCGCGGAGGCCCCCCGCCCCGCCCTGATCATTACCGCGGATCAAGGGAGCACGGATCACGAACGGATCGCCCGGCTGCGGGATCATGGTTTTACCGTCATCGTCACGGATCATCACGGCGTGCCCGCGGATGGACCGCCGACGGCGGCCATGGCTTGTGTAAACCCGGTGCGCGAGGATTCGGCGTTTCCCGATCCGTATATCGCCGGCGTGCATGTGGCGTGGCTGCTGTGCTGCGCGGTTCGCCGGCGACTGATTCAGGACGGCGACCTTCCCGCCAGCGCGCCAAAACTCGGCGGTCTTTTGGACCTGGTTGCGCTGGGAACCATGGCCGACTGCGTCGATCTGGCGCGGTCCACCAATAACAAGGCGATCATCGCCCGCGGCCTGGCGATCATGAACTCGCCGGTGGCGCGGCCCGCCTGGCAGGCACTGTATGTCGCCACGAACTGCAAGGGCCCCATCACCGCCGCTACCCTGGCATTCAGTTTTGCGCCGGTCATCAATGCGCGCGGGCGTCTGGATTCGGCGCTGGGCAGCGTGGATCTGCTCATGAGTGATAGTGTCCCGGTGGCGGAAGGACTGGCGCTGCATTTCGTGGAGCACAACACCGAACGGAAGGCGGTCCAGTCGAACATGCTGCAACGAAGCGCAAAACAGGCGGCACAGCAGGTTCGGGATGGCGCGGCGGCGATTACGATATTCGACCCCGAAGGCCACGCGGGTGTCCACGGTATCTGCGCCGCAAGACTGGCGGAATCTTTCGGCAGACCGGTCGCCTATTTCTCGCCCAAAGCCGAGGGCCAACATATCACCGCCTCTCTGAGAACCGTGCACGGTTTTCATGTGCGGGATGCCCTGGCCGAGATAGCCGGCCGTTATCCCGATGATTTTGTCGCCTGGGGTGGCCATGCGGGCGCTGGCGGGGTGACCTTGAAGCGCGATGGGCTGCAGCGCTTTGCCGAAGCGTGGGCCGCCATCGCCGCGAGCGCATTGCGTGACCAGAGGGCCGGCCCGGAGATTGTCACCGATGGTCCCCTGGAGGTGGCTCCCAGCTTCGCCGTCGTGGAAGAACTGGCGGCCCTGGAACCCTTTGGTCGCCAGTGGGAGCCCCCCGTTTTCAGAAGCCACGGCCGGATTGAACAGGTCCGGCCGGTAGGCGACGGCAGGCATCTGAAACTGGTCGTGAAAATGGATGCGATGGACTACGACGCCATCTGGTTTGGCGCTGTGGAAAATGGCGTCTGCCCGGTGGGAGTGGGGCAGACGGTGCTCATGGCGTATGAACTGGATGTGAATACGTTCCGGGATACGACTACCCTGCAATTGCGGATTCGGCATGTGGCGTTGGTGAGCGAAGGGGGTGTACTCAATAGTCTGCAGGGTTGGCCTCGTCACTTTCCATGA
- a CDS encoding antitoxin, whose protein sequence is MAIARIFQSGNSQAVRLPKEFRFEVDQVEIFRRGNEIILREHPVDGTGVFDALADLPEDFMSDGRQDIPPQARENF, encoded by the coding sequence ATGGCCATCGCACGCATCTTCCAATCAGGCAACAGTCAGGCCGTACGGTTGCCCAAAGAATTCCGCTTTGAGGTGGATCAGGTGGAAATCTTCCGCCGCGGGAATGAGATTATTCTGCGGGAGCATCCAGTGGATGGTACAGGCGTTTTTGATGCCCTGGCCGACCTTCCCGAAGACTTCATGTCCGACGGACGCCAGGATATTCCACCCCAGGCAAGGGAAAACTTTTGA
- the vapC gene encoding type II toxin-antitoxin system tRNA(fMet)-specific endonuclease VapC, giving the protein MTLRYLLDTNICIYIAKHHPPAVRERFVQHGADDLAMSVITLGELCWGAEKSQARDKALASIQRLQERIQVAPLTPQVGIHYGQIRAALESGGRPIGNNDLWIAAHARAEGWIVVTNNEREFRRVEGLQVENWVTA; this is encoded by the coding sequence ATGACCTTGCGTTATCTGCTGGATACCAATATCTGCATTTATATTGCCAAACACCATCCGCCCGCCGTGCGGGAGCGTTTTGTACAACATGGTGCCGATGATCTGGCGATGTCGGTAATCACCTTGGGTGAATTGTGTTGGGGTGCGGAAAAAAGTCAGGCGCGTGACAAAGCGTTGGCCAGCATACAGCGCCTGCAAGAACGTATTCAGGTGGCCCCCCTCACCCCTCAGGTCGGCATCCACTATGGCCAGATCCGCGCGGCTCTGGAAAGCGGCGGGCGGCCCATTGGCAATAATGATCTGTGGATCGCCGCACACGCCCGCGCCGAAGGCTGGATCGTAGTTACCAACAATGAACGAGAGTTCCGACGGGTGGAAGGATTGCAAGTGGAAAACTGGGTAACGGCATGA
- the prfB gene encoding peptide chain release factor 2 (programmed frameshift), with translation MREVNEMRALHDDLQVRVAGLRGYLDLEEKRGRLEEVQRELEDPTIWNNAEKAQELGRERSALEAVITPMDKLTASLADGGEMLELALSEQDAELLAAVDADLDTALSLVEKLEFQRMFSGAQDAANCFVDIQAGAGGTEAQDWAEMILRMYLHWAESHGFAAELVEVSEGEVAGIKSASIHVRGDHAFGWLRTETGVHRLVRKSPFDSGNRRHTSFASVFVYPEIDDSFEVDINPADLKVDTYRASGAGGQHVNKTDSAIRITHVPSGIVVACQTDRSQHKNRAEAMRMLRSKLYEMEMQKRAVEKQALEDSKSDIGWGHQIRSYVLDQSRIKDLRTGVEVGDTQKVLDGALDMFIEAALKAGL, from the exons ATGAGAGAAGTGAATGAGATGCGTGCGCTGCACGACGATCTCCAGGTCCGTGTCGCGGGCCTGAGGGGGTATCTT GACCTCGAAGAAAAGCGCGGTCGCCTAGAAGAAGTTCAACGGGAGCTGGAAGACCCGACCATCTGGAACAACGCCGAAAAGGCCCAGGAACTGGGTCGCGAGCGGTCTGCTCTGGAAGCTGTCATTACGCCCATGGACAAGCTCACTGCGAGTCTCGCCGATGGCGGCGAGATGCTGGAGTTGGCGCTGAGCGAGCAGGACGCAGAACTCCTCGCCGCTGTCGATGCGGATCTCGATACCGCGCTGTCTTTGGTCGAGAAGCTGGAATTCCAGCGCATGTTCTCCGGCGCGCAGGATGCGGCAAACTGCTTTGTGGATATTCAGGCCGGCGCAGGCGGCACCGAGGCGCAGGACTGGGCGGAAATGATTCTGCGCATGTATCTGCATTGGGCGGAGTCCCATGGCTTTGCGGCGGAACTGGTGGAGGTCTCCGAGGGGGAAGTGGCGGGCATCAAGTCGGCCAGCATCCACGTGCGCGGTGACCACGCCTTCGGCTGGCTGCGTACCGAAACCGGCGTCCATCGTCTGGTGCGCAAATCGCCTTTCGACTCCGGCAATCGTCGTCATACCAGCTTCGCCAGCGTCTTTGTTTATCCCGAAATTGACGATAGTTTCGAGGTGGATATCAATCCGGCGGACCTCAAGGTGGATACCTACCGGGCCAGCGGGGCGGGTGGTCAGCATGTCAACAAGACCGACTCGGCCATTCGTATCACCCATGTGCCCTCGGGCATTGTCGTGGCCTGCCAGACCGACCGCTCGCAGCATAAGAACAGGGCCGAGGCCATGCGCATGTTGCGCTCCAAGCTCTATGAGATGGAGATGCAGAAACGTGCCGTCGAAAAGCAGGCGCTGGAAGACAGCAAAAGCGATATCGGCTGGGGGCATCAGATCCGTTCCTATGTGCTGGACCAGTCGCGGATCAAAGACCTGCGCACCGGAGTCGAAGTGGGCGATACCCAGAAGGTGCTCGATGGGGCGCTGGATATGTTCATTGAAGCGGCGTTGAAGGCTGGATTGTAA
- the lysS gene encoding lysine--tRNA ligase, with product MVDQELNDQMQVRRDKLGQWRSEGHAYPNGFRRDALAGDLQERYGDMDATALEQEPIEARLGGRLMSRRVMGKASFADIQDQSGRIQLFVSRDNLGEEVYARFKGLDLGDIIGVDGILFRTKTGELSLKVHSLQLLSKALRPLPEKWHGLADPETRFRQRYVDLIVTEATRRTFQIRAETVAALRDGLRQRGFYEAETPMMQPVPGGATARPFVTHHHALDMTLYLRIAPELYLKRLVVGGIEQVFEINRNFRNEGISTRHNPEFTMLEWYEAYADHVRAMDLTETLIRAAAQAALGTTAISYQGLEIDLGKPFHRLTVTESVRAHNPDLADADLRDPAVLAAKLAQLHLPCQPAWGWGKRLIEIFEKTVEGHLQQPTFITEYPLEVSPLARRNDLDPEVTDRFELMIAGRELANGFSELNDPEDQSARFRAQVEAKDAGDEEAMFFDADYIRALEYGMPPTAGVGLGIDRLVMLLADQPSIREVILFPHLRPEQS from the coding sequence ATGGTGGATCAGGAACTCAATGACCAGATGCAGGTGCGGCGCGACAAGCTGGGACAGTGGCGCAGCGAAGGCCATGCCTATCCCAACGGCTTCCGCCGCGATGCCCTGGCGGGCGACCTGCAAGAGCGTTATGGCGATATGGACGCCACGGCGCTGGAGCAGGAGCCCATCGAGGCACGGCTCGGCGGGCGGCTGATGAGCCGCCGGGTCATGGGCAAGGCCAGTTTCGCCGACATTCAGGATCAGTCCGGGCGTATTCAACTCTTTGTCAGCCGCGATAATCTGGGCGAAGAGGTCTACGCGCGCTTCAAGGGCCTGGATTTGGGCGACATCATCGGTGTGGATGGTATCCTGTTCCGCACCAAGACCGGTGAATTGTCCCTGAAGGTGCATAGCCTCCAACTGCTGAGCAAGGCCCTGCGTCCGCTGCCGGAAAAATGGCACGGGCTCGCCGACCCGGAAACCCGCTTCCGCCAGCGCTATGTCGATCTGATCGTCACCGAGGCCACCCGCCGCACCTTCCAGATTCGTGCGGAAACGGTGGCGGCCCTGCGCGATGGTCTGCGCCAGCGCGGCTTTTATGAAGCGGAGACGCCCATGATGCAGCCCGTCCCCGGTGGTGCCACGGCGCGGCCCTTTGTCACCCACCACCATGCCCTCGACATGACCCTTTACCTGCGTATCGCCCCGGAGCTGTACCTCAAGCGGTTGGTGGTGGGCGGCATTGAGCAGGTCTTCGAGATCAACCGCAACTTCCGCAATGAAGGTATTTCCACCCGCCACAATCCCGAGTTCACCATGCTCGAATGGTACGAGGCCTACGCCGACCACGTGCGCGCCATGGACCTCACCGAGACCCTGATCCGCGCCGCGGCACAGGCGGCCCTGGGCACCACGGCGATAAGCTATCAAGGGCTGGAGATCGACCTCGGCAAACCCTTCCACCGCCTGACGGTGACGGAATCGGTGCGTGCCCATAACCCCGATCTGGCGGATGCCGATCTGCGGGACCCCGCAGTGCTGGCCGCCAAGCTCGCGCAGTTGCACCTGCCCTGTCAGCCCGCCTGGGGCTGGGGCAAACGTCTCATCGAAATCTTCGAGAAGACGGTGGAAGGCCATCTCCAGCAGCCCACCTTCATCACCGAGTATCCCCTGGAGGTCAGCCCGCTGGCGCGCCGCAATGATCTCGACCCCGAGGTCACGGATCGTTTCGAGCTGATGATCGCCGGCCGCGAGTTGGCCAACGGCTTCTCCGAGTTGAATGATCCCGAAGACCAGTCCGCCCGCTTCCGGGCGCAGGTCGAGGCTAAGGATGCCGGGGACGAGGAGGCGATGTTCTTCGACGCCGACTATATCCGTGCCCTGGAATATGGCATGCCGCCGACCGCAGGGGTGGGGCTGGGCATTGACCGTCTGGTCATGCTGCTTGCTGACCAGCCCAGCATTCGCGAGGTGATTCTCTTCCCCCATCTGCGGCCGGAACAGTCATGA
- a CDS encoding lipoprotein-releasing ABC transporter permease subunit, whose amino-acid sequence MRFYELWIGLRYTRAKRRNHFISFITGTAIMGMVIGVAALIAVMAVMNGFDHTLRSRILAVTSDVIIQGNGVPVLDWPTAVKRLSTVPGVTGVAPYVQAQAMLSHEGLVSGAVIEGIDPALENRVNKLNQDMKMGELQSLQTHPWSIVLGRALARQLGVTVGDKITLISPQGGVTPLGVTPALRQFTVVGLFSVGIYAYDSGMAYINLGDAQRLYGLNQGVTGLRMQIKDPFTAPAFAAHLQQQLGAAFYIQDWTQTHENFFKALSMEKLVMFVILSLIIAVAAFNIVATLVMVVTDKETDIAILRTIGVTPRSIMLIFMVQGGIIGLFGTLLGVFFGVLLALNIPTLVPAIEHLFHVQFISPEVYSISQLPSKLEPWDVIHVAIAALIMSWIATLYPSWRASRVAPAEALRYE is encoded by the coding sequence ATGAGGTTTTACGAGCTCTGGATCGGGCTGCGTTACACCCGCGCCAAGCGCCGCAATCACTTCATTTCCTTCATTACCGGCACGGCGATCATGGGCATGGTCATCGGGGTGGCCGCGCTCATCGCGGTCATGGCGGTGATGAATGGTTTTGACCATACCCTGCGTTCGCGGATTCTGGCGGTGACCTCCGATGTCATCATTCAGGGCAACGGGGTACCGGTACTGGACTGGCCGACGGCGGTGAAGCGCCTTTCTACGGTTCCCGGTGTGACCGGAGTGGCACCCTATGTTCAGGCGCAGGCCATGCTCTCCCACGAAGGGCTGGTCAGTGGCGCGGTGATCGAGGGCATCGATCCGGCGTTGGAGAACCGCGTCAACAAGCTCAACCAAGACATGAAAATGGGCGAGTTGCAGTCCCTGCAGACTCACCCCTGGAGTATCGTCCTCGGACGAGCCCTCGCGCGGCAACTGGGCGTGACCGTAGGCGACAAGATTACCCTGATCTCGCCGCAGGGGGGCGTGACCCCACTGGGGGTAACCCCCGCCCTGCGCCAGTTCACGGTGGTGGGGCTCTTTTCCGTTGGCATTTACGCCTACGACAGCGGCATGGCCTATATCAATCTGGGCGATGCGCAGCGGCTCTACGGGCTGAACCAGGGCGTGACGGGCCTGCGCATGCAGATCAAGGATCCCTTTACCGCCCCGGCCTTCGCTGCCCATCTGCAACAACAGCTTGGCGCCGCCTTTTATATCCAGGACTGGACCCAGACCCACGAGAACTTCTTCAAGGCCCTGAGCATGGAGAAACTGGTGATGTTCGTGATCCTGTCGCTGATCATCGCCGTCGCCGCCTTCAATATCGTGGCGACGCTGGTGATGGTGGTCACCGATAAGGAAACGGATATCGCCATCCTTCGCACCATCGGCGTGACGCCACGCAGTATCATGCTGATTTTTATGGTTCAGGGCGGGATCATCGGACTCTTTGGCACGCTGCTCGGTGTCTTCTTCGGGGTGTTGCTGGCGTTGAATATTCCGACCCTGGTACCGGCCATCGAGCACTTGTTTCACGTCCAATTCATCTCGCCGGAGGTTTATTCCATCAGCCAGTTGCCCTCCAAGCTGGAGCCCTGGGATGTGATCCATGTGGCCATTGCCGCGCTCATCATGAGCTGGATAGCGACGTTGTATCCCTCCTGGCGCGCCTCCCGCGTCGCCCCTGCCGAGGCCCTGCGTTATGAGTGA
- a CDS encoding ABC transporter ATP-binding protein, with translation MSEQIILSVEHLRQSFAIGRERLEVIRDVNLQVRPGERLAIVGASGQGKSTLMHLMGGLERPSGGVVRILGQEVYKLSESARSRLRNQSVGFVYQLHRLLPEFTALENVLLPLLIRRVPRRSVEPWGKEILTRVGLSERLDHKPGMLSGGERQRVALARALVTRPALLLADEPTGNLDSESAESVHQLMLDLNQELGTALVIVTHEPALAAHMEHVLRLQDGVLQPLDAVH, from the coding sequence ATGAGTGAGCAGATCATTCTTTCCGTCGAGCATCTGCGGCAGAGCTTTGCCATTGGCCGCGAGCGTCTGGAGGTCATCCGTGACGTCAATCTGCAGGTGCGTCCCGGCGAACGCCTGGCGATTGTCGGCGCCTCCGGGCAGGGCAAAAGCACTCTGATGCACCTCATGGGTGGTCTGGAGCGCCCGTCGGGGGGAGTAGTGCGGATCCTCGGGCAGGAGGTTTACAAACTCAGCGAATCGGCGCGCAGTCGTTTGCGCAATCAGAGTGTCGGTTTCGTCTATCAGTTACACCGTTTGCTGCCCGAGTTCACGGCACTGGAGAATGTCCTGCTCCCTCTCCTGATACGCCGGGTGCCGCGTCGCTCCGTAGAACCCTGGGGCAAGGAAATCCTGACCCGTGTCGGTCTGAGTGAGCGCCTGGATCACAAACCCGGCATGCTCTCCGGTGGCGAACGGCAACGGGTTGCGCTGGCGCGTGCGCTGGTCACCCGTCCGGCACTGCTTCTCGCCGACGAACCCACCGGCAATCTCGACAGCGAGTCGGCGGAGAGCGTCCACCAACTGATGCTCGACCTCAATCAGGAACTGGGTACCGCACTGGTTATCGTCACCCATGAGCCGGCGCTGGCGGCACACATGGAGCACGTACTCCGGCTGCAGGATGGCGTCCTGCAGCCCCTGGACGCTGTGCACTAA
- a CDS encoding DUF2062 domain-containing protein, producing the protein MRLPAFCRLPTREDILSKRPLGRFTHYLARPVLWHPHRHNVARAAAIGTFIGSLPFFGHVLSILLISLWRRAYIPVGVVMPFIVTGPFTIVPFFFASYELGFWLLDQLGLAPPITIHYADIHAMVHGQISVMAMGDRLWHAYLLTWLGSIILGGALALILYFGVLGGWRLWILWRLRRRRLQRSRF; encoded by the coding sequence TTGCGCCTACCTGCATTCTGTCGCCTTCCCACCCGCGAGGACATCCTCAGCAAACGACCGCTGGGGCGCTTTACCCATTACCTGGCCCGCCCGGTACTCTGGCACCCCCATCGCCATAACGTCGCCCGTGCCGCCGCGATCGGCACTTTTATCGGTAGCCTGCCCTTTTTTGGCCATGTTCTGAGCATCCTGCTCATCAGTCTCTGGCGTCGCGCCTATATCCCCGTCGGCGTCGTCATGCCTTTCATCGTGACGGGACCCTTTACCATCGTGCCCTTTTTCTTCGCATCCTATGAACTGGGGTTCTGGCTGCTCGACCAGTTGGGGCTGGCCCCGCCCATCACTATTCATTATGCGGATATCCACGCCATGGTCCATGGACAGATCAGCGTAATGGCCATGGGGGACCGCCTCTGGCATGCCTACCTCCTCACCTGGCTGGGCAGCATCATTCTTGGCGGGGCGCTTGCCCTGATACTGTACTTTGGAGTACTCGGTGGCTGGCGACTCTGGATACTGTGGCGGCTGCGGCGCCGTCGCCTGCAGCGCAGCCGGTTTTAG